GGAACCTACTCGCCGCGTCCGGAACCTGGATGCAACGCATTGCTCAAGACTGGCTGGTTCTGACTCATTTGTCCGGAGGGAGCGGACTGCAACTCGGTATTATCACCGCGCTGCAGTTCGCTCCCATTCTTTTTCTTTCTCCGACCGCCGGCGTTTTCGCGGATAGGTTCGACAAACGGCTGATCATCCAGGTCACCCAAATTCTCACGGCCCTGTTGGGTCTGGGAATGGGCATCTTGGTGTTGACCGATACCGTCCAGCTTTGGATGGTCTACATCTTTGCAACGGCTGGCGGCATCATCTCAGCGATGGAGAACCCTGTCCGCCAGGCGTTCGTTTCTGAGCTTGTCCCCACGCGGATACTGCCAAACGCAGTTGCGTTGAACTCAACCTCGTTCAACCTGGCCCGGCTGCTCGGACCGGCGATCTCCGGTTTCGTGATTGACTGGGTCGGCATCGGCTGGGTCTTCATCGTCAACGCCGCGCTCTTCCTCGGCCCCGTCTTCACCGTGTTGTTCATGAGGGAGAAAGAACTCATAAAGTCCAAGCCTGTTCCTCGACAAAAGGGGCAGGTTCGTCAAGCCGTCCACTACGTTCGCGGAAGACGCGACATCATCCTCATCCTGGTTATCGTCGGTGTGGTGTCCCTTCTCGGTCTTAACTTCCAGGTCACCTCGGCAATGATGGCGACGGAAGTATACGGTCTGCCTGCCGGCGGCTTCGGGCTAATGAGTACAACGCTGGCCGTGGGTGCCGTGGCGGGGTCTTTGGGCGTTGCCAGGCTTAACAAGCCGAGGTTGCGAATGATTGTGGCTGCCGCCCTGTTCTTCGGTATGCTCCTGACGCTACTCGCTCTGGCTCCGACTTACATCTGGTTCCTGATCATTTCTGTGCCGGTAGGAATGTCGCAACAGATCCTGATTGCCAGCGCCAATGCGGCAGTCCAAATCACAACTGCCCCCAGCTTCCGTGGACGGGTCATGGCCTTGTACTCAATGATCTTCATGGGCGTCACTCCCATCGGCTCACCGCTGATTGGCTGGGTTGCCGAGCAGTTCGGTGCGCGCTGGTCAATGGCTGTTGGTGGACTTGCCTCAATGGCAGTCGCGATCGGCGTGGCCCTGTTTGGCTACTTCCACTGGAAGATTCGTCTGCAGATCGACGATGTTACCCACAAGATCCGACTCAACGTTCCGATCTCTCCGGTGCGTGCGGGGTACGAGGAACTGATGGACGACTCGCAGATCGAGGCACAGGCTTCGCTCGACCTGGAGGAACAGATTACGGACGAGGAAGCAGAACTCAAGTAGTTCAGTCACCCACCATCTGGCCCGCAACCCAGTCGATGCACTCAAGCAGCGCCCCGATGTCTGCTGTTTCCACGGATGGGAACGAGGCAATGCGAAGCTGGTTTCTTCCCAGTCCGCGGTAGCCTTCGATATCCAGAATTCCTACTTCACGAAGCACAGATGCCACCTCTGCGGCCGGGACCTCCGGCGCGAGATCAACCGTCGAGGTAACGATTGAGCGTTCCTCGGGGTCCTTGACAAACATCTGTGCCCATGGGCGCTTTTCCGCCCAGTCCGCGATCAGCTTGGCGCCCGCGGCAGCTTTGTCTTGTGCAGCGGCGAGGCCACCCTGGTCGAGCAGCCACTTGATTTGTTCGTCGAGGAGAATCAGGGTGGCGATAGCGGGGGTGTTGAGTGTCTGATCTAGCCGCGACTGCTTCAGTGCGCTCGCTAGGTTGAGGAACGAGGGCATGAAACGCCCAGCCTTGTTTGCGCTGAGCTCCTCAGCACGCTGGGCGGCGGCCGGAGAGAGGATCGAGAGCCACAGCCCTCCCTCGGACCCCAGGCACTTTTGGGGAGAGAAATAATAGGTATCGACCAGATCCCAGTCGACGGTGGAGGCACCGGCGATTGAAGTGGCGTCAACGACGGTCAGCGCGTCGCCCGGAGCGCCCCGGTACAGCCCGGAAGCAACCCCGGTCGAGGTCTCATTTTGTGGGTAGGCATAGACATCTGCCTGGGCAATGTCATCACGCACCGCGGATAGCTCTCCGGGTGGGGCCTCGTTCACCACCACCTGAAGCCAGGGTGCGGCGGCCCAGTCGGAGGCGCATTTTTTCCCAAACTCCCCAAAGACGGCACACTTGGCGCGCTCGCGGACCAGGGAAGCGGCGGCCACTGACCAGAATGCAGTGGCACCGCCGTTCCCAATCGCGATTTCGTAACCGGAAGGTAGCGTAAACAGCTCGGAAAGACCTTCCCGAATACTGTGCACTCGGGACTTCACTGCGGGTTTTCGATGGGATGTCCCAAGCTCCGTCGCCGCGTAGAGGGCGTCGACCTGCTCCTGGCGAATTCGCGATGGACCCGCGCCAAAACGGCCGTCCGATGGAAGCATCTGGGGACTGGGAGGATAGATTTTGTTCACGCGATAACCGTAGATTGTTGTGGGACTTCCTGCAGGGACACCCACTGCCTGGAACGCGCCGGTATCGTAAATGTGAGCGCCCCAAATGGGGCGGCCTGTGGGCAGAACGAGGGAGGACGGTCCAGTGGGTCCTGTTGATCTGATTGACACCACCGAGATATACCTCAAAACCATCTATGAGATGGAAGAGGACGGGGTAGTTCCGATGCGCGCCCGCATCGTCGAGAGGCTCGGTCACTCAGGGCCAACAGTTTCCCAAACCGTAGCCCGCATGGAGCGTGACGGCCTTGTTACTGTGCGTGATGATCGTCGTCTGGAGCTGACAGAGCAGGGGTTTTTGCTTGCCAGCGAGGTTATGAGGAAGCACCGGTTGGCCGAGTGCCTTTTGATTTCGGTTATCGGAATGGACTGGTCAGCCGCGCACGAGGAGGCATGCCGCTGGGAACACGTCATGTCCTATGACGTCGAACAGAGACTTAACACGCTTCTCGACAATCCTGACAAGGATCCGTATGGGAATCCGATTCCCTCCGCCAAGCTCGATGAGGGCACCCGGTCGGTTCGTAGCGCGAACGTCGGAGAGATCAGTGCCGAGCAAGCATTGGCGCACGGATCGAAGAGTTCCGGTCGTATTACGCGCATTGGTGAGCCGATCCAGGCAGATCGCGTGCTGCTGGCACTTATGGCCGAGGCGGGCATCGGCGCGGGCACTCCGGTTGAGCTACGCCAGGACGGCGAAAGACTGGAACTACGGGTCATTGACGCCGATGAGTCGGGTTCGGGCGAGGGAGCCGGAGTGGTCCTGTCTGTCCATCTTGCCCCCCACCTTTTTATCGAAAGCCTTTAGCGCGTCTTTTCGTTGGATGTGCGTGACTTATTTGGAGCGCGTGTTGCCCGAATGCTCGGCGTCGTTCTAAAAGGAGTCCCGCCCCGTCTGGTTTGTCTCGGCCCGGGGTTTGGTTCAGTTCGGCCCGGTCATGTTGTGTGGGTTCCAGCGCTTCTTTTCGTTGGAATCTGGGGTTTTGTTAGGGTATGTCGCGCCTGTTTTGAGTTTTGGAACTTGGGACTAAAGACTCCCTAACGGGTACTCGCACCCCCGAGTCCGGACACGCGTGAGGGATTTATCGTTATCGTGTCGTGACAATCCGGTGGTTCCCCGGTAGTGTTTCATTTGGTTTGAGGAATCAAGTCCTCAGATCCGCTCCTCGGGAATGCCGAATCTGCACATCTCAGGGTGGCGAATAATCTAGTGCAGAGCGGGGGAACCATCTCTGGTCCCGGGTCTTCGGATCGGGTGATCTAGGGGTTAAGTCCATTTGGACGGGGCGCTCCGGCCCTAACCCGACAGCTAACTTCGTAGGCAGATAGCAGGAGAAATATTTAGTGACAGCAAAACTTGCTCCGCGTCACCGTGGTAGCGAAAAAGCAATCACCCCTATTACGGGCACCTTCGGTAGCCTCGGCAAACGTAGCGTCGCTGTTGCTTCTGCTACCGGTGTCGCACTCACCGCAGTCGTTGCTTCCACCGCAGCCGCCACCGCGCCAACGGTTCTTCCGCAGGCTCCGAGTGGCGATTTTGTTTCTAACCTTGAGTCAACCGACACCGCGACACTTGTCTCCCTGGATATGGATTGGGATTCCGGTGACACCGTAAGTGTTAAGGCAGAAGAGCCTGCCCCGGTTGTCGAACCAGAAGCCCCACAGGTCGAGGAAACCACTCAGGTCGCGAACCGTAGTGATAACAGGTCTTCTGAGACAGCCACTGTCGTTGAACAAACCCCTTCCGTCGATATTCCGGCTGGCGCCGGTGGTGCGGGCATCGCCGCAGCTGCCCTGGCACAGGTCGGCGAGTTCCAGGACTGCACTGCAGTGGTCGAACGTGCGCTGCGAGCCATTGGTGTTCCTGCGGGCGATCAGGGAACTAGCGTCTGGGAGTATGTAGCACTTGGCGGTACTCAGGTCTACGGCGAGATGGCCGTTGGCGACATCCTGATTTGGCCGGGCCAGCACGTTGCCGTTTACATCGGTGGCGGCCAGGCGGTTCACGGCGGATGGAATGGATCTAACACCGTCGTCTGGAGCGCCTATTACCAGGGTGGCCCCGGAGCCGTCGTTAGGTTCTAAGTAGCTTAAAAATACATCGCAAGAAAAGCCCTGCAGCGCCATGAGTGGCGTTACAGGGCTTTTCTGTAACTACTCCCTTCTCTTCTCTCTGGTTTTCCAATCACATAGGGGTACGACACGCCGTCAATTCGGGCTGAAAACTCCCCGATCTGATTGGTAACCCGGAAATGAGGATGGGTTGACGGCATAAAGTGGCGTTATGAGCGAAGATCGTGATTCTCTGCAAGAGACCTACCCGGGAGGCGTAATCCTCCTTGCCGCTACCCCGATTGGGAACCCCGGCGACGCGAGTGAACGCTTACGTCTCGCGATTCTTGACGCGGACATTGTTGCTGCTGAAGATACGAGACGCTTCCGAGGACTCTGCTCACGGTTGGGACTGTCACCGACGGCTCGTGTCCTAGCCCTTCATGACCACAACGAGGGAGACAAGGCGGCCTGGTTGGTCGAACGGGCCGCGGCTGGAGCGACCGTTCTAGTGGTCTCCGATGCAGGCACCCCCACAGTTTCTGACCCCGGATTCCATCTGGTCCAGGCGGCCGCCAGGGCCGGAGTACGTGCCGTTCCACTGCCCGGTCCAAGCGCCGCACTTGCTGCGCTCAGCGTTTCAGGGTTGCCGACAGACAGGTTCGTGTTCGAGGGTTTTCTTCCGCGCAAGAAGTCTGAGCAGAACCGTCGGATCGCGCAGTTGGCTACTGAGCCTCGTACCATCGTCCTCTTTGAGTCGCCGCGACGCACCGGTGTCACTCTGGGAGCGCTTGCCGAGCGGTTTGGAGGAGACCGTCCTGCGGCGCTGTGCCGCGAACTGACAAAGACGTACGAGGAGGTTCGGCGGGGGAGTCTTTCCGAATTGGCCTCGTACTGCGTTGAGAATGAGGTATTAGGGGAGGTCACTCTAGTCGTTGGAGGTATGCCCGAGGGGGAGCTACGCGCGGCGAAGGAAGCGGAGAGTGAAGACCTGGCCCAGGTGGTGCTTGATCTGGCTGAGGCTGAGGGAATGCGACTTAAGGATGCCGCCGCTCAAGTTGCCGAACAGTACGGCGCTAGGAAGAACCAGCTGATGAAGGCGGCTCTCGAACTCCAGACGGGTGGACCAGCCGGCTCGCTGGCCGCCTTCGAATCTCCAATCACATCGGGGCTAGACACTCCGTAAACTGGGCCTGAAAATGCCCCTACGTGATTGGAAACCCATCTTAGGAGTGGACCAGTTGGATCCTGGTCTTTCCCATTTGCTCCAGCGCTGCCTCGCCCTGGTCGGCGGATACCGGAACGGTCAGATCGGTGAGTACCCGAATCTGGTGGAGTCCCCGAATCTTGGCGGCGTCGAGGGCTGTCTGCTTGACACAGTGCGATAGGGCGATGCCGACAATATCGACCTCATCAACGCCCTCGTCTGAAAGAATGTCCGCCAGGGTTGTACCATCTGGGCAAACGCCTTCGAACCCAGAGTAGGCTGCCTCGTACTCGCCCTTCTTGACGCAGTAGTCAACCCGGATCGGACCGAGGGCCGGGTGAAGTTCGGCCTCCTCTGTGCCAGCGATTCCGTGGGGTGGCCAGGTATCAACATAGTCGGGGTTGTCTGAGAAGTGCTCCCCAGGGTCAACGTGCCAGTCCTGGGTTGTAACGATCAGGTCATACTTTTCGTCATTACGAATCGCGTAGTCGGCGATTCGGCGGGCCAGAGTGTTTCCTCCCTCGACTCCCAGGGCTCCGCCCTCGGTGAATGTGGGTTGTACGTCAAC
The sequence above is a segment of the Actinomycetaceae bacterium MB13-C1-2 genome. Coding sequences within it:
- a CDS encoding phosphoserine transaminase; this translates as MNKIYPPSPQMLPSDGRFGAGPSRIRQEQVDALYAATELGTSHRKPAVKSRVHSIREGLSELFTLPSGYEIAIGNGGATAFWSVAAASLVRERAKCAVFGEFGKKCASDWAAAPWLQVVVNEAPPGELSAVRDDIAQADVYAYPQNETSTGVASGLYRGAPGDALTVVDATSIAGASTVDWDLVDTYYFSPQKCLGSEGGLWLSILSPAAAQRAEELSANKAGRFMPSFLNLASALKQSRLDQTLNTPAIATLILLDEQIKWLLDQGGLAAAQDKAAAGAKLIADWAEKRPWAQMFVKDPEERSIVTSTVDLAPEVPAAEVASVLREVGILDIEGYRGLGRNQLRIASFPSVETADIGALLECIDWVAGQMVGD
- a CDS encoding MFS transporter, encoding MSKTFQSFQYYNYRLWFVGNLLAASGTWMQRIAQDWLVLTHLSGGSGLQLGIITALQFAPILFLSPTAGVFADRFDKRLIIQVTQILTALLGLGMGILVLTDTVQLWMVYIFATAGGIISAMENPVRQAFVSELVPTRILPNAVALNSTSFNLARLLGPAISGFVIDWVGIGWVFIVNAALFLGPVFTVLFMREKELIKSKPVPRQKGQVRQAVHYVRGRRDIILILVIVGVVSLLGLNFQVTSAMMATEVYGLPAGGFGLMSTTLAVGAVAGSLGVARLNKPRLRMIVAAALFFGMLLTLLALAPTYIWFLIISVPVGMSQQILIASANAAVQITTAPSFRGRVMALYSMIFMGVTPIGSPLIGWVAEQFGARWSMAVGGLASMAVAIGVALFGYFHWKIRLQIDDVTHKIRLNVPISPVRAGYEELMDDSQIEAQASLDLEEQITDEEAELK
- a CDS encoding isochorismatase family protein produces the protein MARALIIVDVQPTFTEGGALGVEGGNTLARRIADYAIRNDEKYDLIVTTQDWHVDPGEHFSDNPDYVDTWPPHGIAGTEEAELHPALGPIRVDYCVKKGEYEAAYSGFEGVCPDGTTLADILSDEGVDEVDIVGIALSHCVKQTALDAAKIRGLHQIRVLTDLTVPVSADQGEAALEQMGKTRIQLVHS
- the rsmI gene encoding 16S rRNA (cytidine(1402)-2'-O)-methyltransferase codes for the protein MSEDRDSLQETYPGGVILLAATPIGNPGDASERLRLAILDADIVAAEDTRRFRGLCSRLGLSPTARVLALHDHNEGDKAAWLVERAAAGATVLVVSDAGTPTVSDPGFHLVQAAARAGVRAVPLPGPSAALAALSVSGLPTDRFVFEGFLPRKKSEQNRRIAQLATEPRTIVLFESPRRTGVTLGALAERFGGDRPAALCRELTKTYEEVRRGSLSELASYCVENEVLGEVTLVVGGMPEGELRAAKEAESEDLAQVVLDLAEAEGMRLKDAAAQVAEQYGARKNQLMKAALELQTGGPAGSLAAFESPITSGLDTP
- a CDS encoding metal-dependent transcriptional regulator, which codes for MGPVDLIDTTEIYLKTIYEMEEDGVVPMRARIVERLGHSGPTVSQTVARMERDGLVTVRDDRRLELTEQGFLLASEVMRKHRLAECLLISVIGMDWSAAHEEACRWEHVMSYDVEQRLNTLLDNPDKDPYGNPIPSAKLDEGTRSVRSANVGEISAEQALAHGSKSSGRITRIGEPIQADRVLLALMAEAGIGAGTPVELRQDGERLELRVIDADESGSGEGAGVVLSVHLAPHLFIESL